The following nucleotide sequence is from Anopheles stephensi strain Indian chromosome 3, UCI_ANSTEP_V1.0, whole genome shotgun sequence.
AAGGTCGATATGGGTTCAAATCCTGATGTGTGACGCTTACCATCGTCGATGCAGCAACgcccagcagcatcagcaaaacAATCTGAACGTTCTTCTGCTgcattatgatgatgatgatgatgatatagAGGGAGCTGCTTTTTGGCAAACGTTTTTCACCAACAGAACGCGTAACAAAACTTCTGTCCTCACCGGTATCGGGCTCGGCAATGAGATGCTACCGTCCGAGCTCGGTCGCCTTTTATATTGCCCAAGAATGCAGCCTGTGCTGCGtgcacagaaaaaaataagaagcTCACGAATAAATCCATCTTGATTTATATCGCTTTTTTTCGGGAGGCTCGTCGCTACCATCTGGCGAAGACGATGTCCTCGTCAAGGCCATTTCGCTACTTCTGGAGATGAAACAAAAAGAGGAACAGAGGAACAGAGGTGGGCCTGATATTAATGTATCCGGCTATTTGTAGCGCGGACAAGGATCTGcatttgttctctctctctctctctctctcgctctcgtcgtAGCAGCATCTTCAGCACAAGGTCAAGGTTGTCCAGCAGGCGGTAGAGCCGACGATACCGACCAATATCACAGACACGCGAAGGAAGGCCAAcatcttctcttttttttttgtgtactcCTTCCAGCTCGCTGGCATAATTTATCCGGCAATCATTGGCGTGTTCTGTTTTGCGTAATATACACGGGGCGAGGATGCTTTCCAGCGGTTATTATCCTTCGTGTTCCACAAAAGCGCATTGGTTTGTTCTCGCTCGCGCTCCCGTGACCGATGGTCATAACAGTCTTGTTTCGTTAACCACCCGGCTCGATGGCAAGATGCAGCTCAGCCGGGTTGCAATTTGTAAAACAAATTAGTGTTTTGTTATTCAAGTGTATGCAACAGTGCTGCTTCTTCGCACGCGTGCCGTCACGTTTACGGAGTTACGGAGCGGACGATCGTCAGAGGTGTCGACGCTTCTGCCGTGATGGGAATAACCACTCAGTAGCGTGAAttaaatcagagtgaatgagttataATAGTGAGTTACATCTTATACTCACTCTTTAAGAGTTTATTCttaaataatgatttaactctccgtgccgactagccactaactcactgcgttttaactcactcatgagttaaataactcattgGTTATTTAACTGCccgtgccgactaaccactcactcactgcgttttaactcactcacctcgttttaactcactcacctcgtttttactcactcatcTTGTTTTTACTCCCtagagagttaaatatcgtattGGCATATCGCATTGGTCACGATCACACGATGATGTTCAGCTATACAGCTCGTCAGTTATTATACGATATCGAAGCGATCTTTGGGCAAAACTTTGTTAATGCATAGCAAAATGTcaatcaagcaaaaaaaatgttaatgagCATCGGAATGAACTCGGAATGAAtcaacagaaagccagaaatggcaggccgagacctctcgaggtcaATTTTGAAACGAAAGATTGGTTGTTGGTAGAACAATCTATTAACATTCTTAACCATTCGTGACCAATGCGATAAACCaatacgatatttaactctctaGTTAGTAAAAACAAGATGAGTGAGTAAAAaggaggtgagtgagtaaaaacgaggtgagtgagtaaatacgaggtgagtgagttaaaacgcagtgagtgagtggttagtcggcacggagagttaaatcatagGTGAGTTAAAATAACTCTccgtgatgatttaaatcatctaattcattgctacgatttaagtcattcactcattctgattcagtttgcacatcactGAAGCCTTCTGGACGGTTCAGCTTTGAGGGCTATTATAGTACCGGGTGGGGGAATTAAGTGAAGGACATTAGCTTACAATGGGATGTAGTAATGTAGGGGTATTACACAAGGCGCAACTGACCTTAACAATAATTCTTGTGCTCATCTCACCTTACTTCACAGTTTGCAAAGAATGGTTGGTCCGGGAGGATGGTGCCTTAGCCTATCAGCTGCAGAACCAAGAGAGTAAGtaatcccctttttttctgggaCAACAAATAGAATTACGATTTTCCTGCATGTTCTCTACTTGTTTTTCCAGTTAGCGAACATTACAAGGGCAATAAACAGCGCAACCAAATCGTGCGACAGGATTTCCCGACGGCCCTGTCGGAGCAGATACGCGAGAAGGAGGATGCCGAACGGCAGGCCGCTCTTTACCATCAGATGATCAACGAGCAGTAAGTGGACACCGCTTGCCTGATCTTTCCTTCTTCATCACCTTCTGTTAACCCTCTACTTCCTCCCCTGCAGAGAAGAAATGGACGCGAAGGTAGCTCGGGATATTGCGGAACAACTGAACCGTGAGGCTCAAGCCAAGCGACAGATGGAGCTACAGCGTGGCGAGCTTTTGGCTCGTAAACTACAGGAGCAAGCCGTTATAGGCGATCGACGACAGCCGCCCAGCAGTGCTGGCCACTCCGCACGTCAGCCGCAGGATCCAAATCCCTTCCCACTGCCACCACGAACACATCCAAAGCCAAAGCCGCCGGGTGTGAGCAACGGTGCTCCGGAGCTACCCGCCAGTTCCAACTTTATGGCCCActctccaccaccacctccggcACAAAGCAATGAACCGGGACTGCATTACGCTTCGCTAGATCTGAACGCACCGAAGCGACCACCACCTCAGCCAGTGTTCCAGAATGGGCGCGCGGGTGGGACTAGCTTCCAGGAATCGTTTCCACCACCGGATCAACAGCGCCCACCGGCAGCAAACTTTAATCAGTATTCGGACGATGAAGAGCCGCCCATTCCATCCGGTGGTGCGTACGCCAACATAAACCttcactcgcacacaccgGAAAAGAAGCAACCACCGCTTCCACCTGCAACTGCGCTGTCGTACCGGCAAGCAGCGCGATCGATTCTCTCCCCTCCACAAACACCCCAAACCACCGATAATGTGGACAGCGTACGCCCGTACTACATGCCGGTGGCGAACGATGACTTCCAGTATCAGTACCCGCTGCCTCCGACGGTTAACGATATATCTGGTTCGTCGGGTAGATCTGGTGTGACCCGTTACGGCCCTAACAACATCGTACCGACAGCAGAGGCTGACTATCAGAACAATACGAACTTCAACAAGATGTCACCGGAGAAGTATATCGCACCGGCACAAGCAGCAAGTCGTACCGTACCCGACCCGTCGTTCGATGGTGGAGTTcctcacacgcgccgaagcgagGCACCACCGTTACAGCGAACGGCGAACCCAATCAACTACAATCTgtacgatgacgatgatattGAGGAAGGGCTGGCAGgggccagcagcagtggcacCTTCACAGCAACACCACTCCATCAGCTGGCAGGACATCCGGCTTCGGACGCAGCACCGGGACCCAGCCATCGGTATGCGAATGGTGGAGCTACCCCGAAAGGTGTACTTCATCCGCACCATCATTCGCATCATCCGTACACTGCTGGCGGTGCGATCTACCAGAACCAACCACACTCATCGCATGCCTCGCCGAGTCACTCGAAAAACAGCAGCTACGACAAGACGGATCGTATTCGAACGCTGCAAGATCTTGGACTGCCGCCGGACGAGATACAGGAGATCGATATGCGGCTCGAGCAGGAGTTGCGTGATGCGGTAGGTTTGCTTTTTAAATCTCTGTGCTACATTGCTGCGTATTACGAAGCTGAGCGCGTCGTCGTATCCGTCTGTCCCGAGCGGGTCTGTACTCTGGGAGTAGCATGTGGAGTTTGTAATAACCATGACTAGAGGCAGACTCGTTTGGGAAGGGCGGTTGGTAGCCGGTAGCAGGTTTTGTTGTTATCAGTGTGATAAGCGGTTAATGTGATAAGCAATTACCTGATGAATGAGTTATATCTGTAATACGGTGTTAAGCGATATCGTCTAGTCTGGGGGTTGGGTTACTTGATAGCAGGGTTTGTCAGATTAACACCCGGGGTTCGCGTTGCACCCACCGGTCGAACTCATTTTCTATAAGAAAGAATTCGATAGATTCCGGGAAAAAGAATCCATCAAGAGCGTAGATCAAGATTCTAGATCGAGATAGATAACATGTAATCATCGAACGGAACGAGTTCTAGTGAGCAATCAGCCATCTGGCATGATGCAATAGACAACCATTATGTCAGCACCGATTAGAACCGACAAGCACATTGCAATGCAaatgtaattttaaatttcccaTTCGCTTCCTCGTTTGCTAGGAATTGGCCCGAAAGCTGCAGGAAGAGGAAGGTGGCCCGGTGGATCAGGAATTTATCGATCGCAAGTACGCGATGG
It contains:
- the LOC118514660 gene encoding uncharacterized protein LOC118514660 encodes the protein MAHFSITEMPDLKVTDTFPKSGRVTEVCKEWLVREDGALAYQLQNQEISEHYKGNKQRNQIVRQDFPTALSEQIREKEDAERQAALYHQMINEQEEMDAKVARDIAEQLNREAQAKRQMELQRGELLARKLQEQAVIGDRRQPPSSAGHSARQPQDPNPFPLPPRTHPKPKPPGVSNGAPELPASSNFMAHSPPPPPAQSNEPGLHYASLDLNAPKRPPPQPVFQNGRAGGTSFQESFPPPDQQRPPAANFNQYSDDEEPPIPSGGAYANINLHSHTPEKKQPPLPPATALSYRQAARSILSPPQTPQTTDNVDSVRPYYMPVANDDFQYQYPLPPTVNDISGSSGRSGVTRYGPNNIVPTAEADYQNNTNFNKMSPEKYIAPAQAASRTVPDPSFDGGVPHTRRSEAPPLQRTANPINYNLYDDDDIEEGLAGASSSGTFTATPLHQLAGHPASDAAPGPSHRYANGGATPKGVLHPHHHSHHPYTAGGAIYQNQPHSSHASPSHSKNSSYDKTDRIRTLQDLGLPPDEIQEIDMRLEQELRDAELARKLQEEEGGPVDQEFIDRKYAMEAQDKELAKMLQERERAKAKRAREKARLKKEQRLQQQKPGQRADGAVSEEDPAVAFGEGGSSPGAATAAAGGGDEDAHGAIVDASYSNPIDMLQQQQQQQQQQPRPPKLISPTGSAAGARGYYGPPVPVPATEHPLHNHHHAQGSISSHGSGSGSVNGSHQHPQQAIADENYSNPIDMIRQQKQQQQLLFQQQQLLQQQQQRGGPNLKLSANVQRLVENGRKEDEIYVLPVSQEDLPAVELQRTPPRPGTQPPNGGRLVASPGSRNQYLDDNIAAKIDPTFGGTGMGHSPTSTGTSSSVVNASQPDILEFSDPGSSSPVPPPYMPIQGTRRTNAPDGKKRKSKERCAQQ